Proteins encoded within one genomic window of Cucumis sativus cultivar 9930 chromosome 3, Cucumber_9930_V3, whole genome shotgun sequence:
- the LOC101221426 gene encoding ATP-dependent helicase BRM yields MQSGGGGPLRNPGFPAGRAASTTSAAASPSSSSSAVSTPHLGFDSMQQQQQQLASRQSLQHQLLRKSDGNEALLSYQAGGLQGVLVGNNFPQSPGSSHLPQQARKFIDLAQQHHGTSQEGQNRSQGLEQQALNHPMHQAYLQYALAAQQKSAMAMQSQHQAKMGIMSPQSIKDQEMRMGNQKIQELIPTQVSNQASTSLSKKSSDHFVRGEKQMEQGPPSTSDQRVDSKSSSQLPSMGNMVPVNMTRPMQAPQGQPGILNMANNQLGMAQLQAVQAWALERNIDLSLPSNVNIVSQLFPMLQPRMLVPHQKPNENNMGQQSSPASVPKQQINSLFAGKEASAHANSLSDVSGQSSSTKARQIASTNPFGQNMNASVVNNTSHASMQQFSVPGMENQLSSRLPVSGNTIPPVHSSESSGNVNQNIERSLQGKTSLGTPENVQTQYVRQVNRSSPQTALPTSDGGSSNSTLPQGGHSNQTAQQRFGFTKHQLHVLKAQILAFRRLKKGEGTLPQELLRAIAPPPLDVQQQQFLPPGSTSQDKSSGKTVEDTGNVEATEKDSLSLASSNGHRFPREEVSTGDEKSKTSTSDVQPMPPAMKETVPVASSGKEEQQTTVSVKSDQETDRGCQKPPGKTDFPVERGKAIANQAAVPDVTQVKKPAPPSTPQSKDVGAARKYHGPLFDFPYFTRKHDSFGSAMAVNNNNNLTLAYDVKDLLFEEGLEVINKKRTENLKKIGGLLAVNLERKRIRPDLVVRLQIEEKKLRLLDLQARLRDEIDQQQQEIMAMPDRPYRKFVRLCERQRMELTRQVQASQKAMREKQLKSVFQWRKKLLEAHWAIRDARTARNRGVAKYHERMLREFSKRKDDDRNRRMEALKNNDVERYREMLLEQQTSMPGDAAERYSVLSSFLTQTEEYLHKLGSKITAAKSQQEVAEAANIAAAAARLQGLSEEEVRAAAACAGEEVMIRNRFMEMNAPKDSSYVNKYYNLAHAVNERIVRQPSMLRAGTLRDYQLVGLQWMLSLYNNKLNGILADEMGLGKTVQVMALIAYLMEFKGNYGPHLIIVPNAVLVNWKSELHTWLPSVSCIYYVGGKDERSKLFSQEVCALKFNVLVTTYEFIMYDRSKLSKIDWKYIIIDEAQRMKDRESVLARDLDRYRCQRRLLLTGTPLQNDLKELWSLLNLLLPEVFDNRKAFHDWFSKPFQKEGPTPNAEDDWLETEKKIIIIHRLHQILEPFMLRRRVEDVEGSLPPKVSIVLRCRMSAFQSAVYDWIKATGTLRVDPEDEKLRVQKNPNYQPKVYKTLNNRCMELRKTCNHPLLNYPYYGDFSKDFLVRSCGKLWILDRILIKLQKTGHRVLLFSTMTKLLDILEEYLQWRRLIYRRIDGTTSLEDRESAIVDFNSPDSDCFIFLLSIRAAGRGLNLQSADTVIIYDPDPNPKNEEQAVARAHRIGQTREVKVIYMEAVVDKFSSNQKEDELRSGGSGDLEDDFAGKDRYMGSIESLIRNNIQQYKIDMADEVINAGRFDQRTTHEERRLTLETLLHDEERYQETVHDVPSLQEVNRMIARSEDEVELFDQMDEEFDWTEEMTRYDQIPKWLRASTREVNNAIANLSKKPSKNILFGAGYGLESSELGSDSSLRTERKRGRPKGKKIPNYKEMDDDNGEFSEASSDERNGYSVQEEEGEIAEFEDDEYSRGIEATQLNKDQMEDGPDCDARYDYPRDGARNNHLLEEAGSSGSSSSSRRLTQMVSPVSSQKFGFLSALDARPSSLSKRLPDELEEGEIAISGDSHMENQQSESWIHDREDGEEEQVLQPKIKRKRSLRLRPRPPAERREEKIYNETQSLQYGDSSSPSPFLADHKFSKFKNDPEAKPYGDSNSLKHEQNESSSKNRRNLSARRVAPSSKLHSSPKSSRLNSVTRSADDAVEHSRENWDGKQSNTGGNSGFGSKMPDIIQRRCKNVISKLQSRTDKEGHQIVPLLTDLWKRMGNSSLPSGVSNNILDLRKIDQRIDRLEYNGVMELVFDVQFMLKGAMQFYGFSHEVRFEAKKVHDLFFDILKIAFPDTDFREARNALSFQSPGSSAAATMRERPAGQIKRQKMVHDMDTDSGPPHKSLHRGPVSGEETRATRGHLIAQKETRFGSGSGSKDQYQIEEPPLLTHPGELVICKKKRKDREKSIVKPRTGSGGPVSPPPSGARGIRSPGLSSVPKDSKQSQGWPNQPQSANGSGGGPVSWANPVKRLRTDAGKRRPSHI; encoded by the exons ATGCAATCGGGTGGGGGTGGCCCCCTCCGGAATCCGGGGTTTCCGGCCGGACGGGCGGCATCGACGACATCAGCTGCGGCGTCGCCGTCGTCGTCTTCATCGGCGGTATCAACGCCCCATTTGGGGTTTGATTCAATGCAGCAGCAACAGCAGCAGCTAGCGTCTAGGCAG TCGTTACAACATCAATTACTCAGAAAATCTGATGGAAATGAAGCCCTTTTATCATATCAAGCTGGTGGTCTCCAAGGAGTCTTAGTTGGAAACAACTTTCCTCAGTCACCTGGTTCCTCACATTTGCCCCAGCAAGCGAGAAAATTCATTGATCTAGCTCAACAGCATCATGGTACATCTCAGGAGGGCCAAAACAGGAGCCAAGGTCTTGAGCAGCAAGCACTGAATCATCCTATGCATCAAGCTTATCTGCAATATGCCTTGGCTGCTCAGCAGAAGTCTGCGATGGCAATGCAATCACAGCATCAGGCTAAAATGGGAATTATGAGCCCTCAGTCTATTAAGGATCAGGAGATGAGAATGGGAAATCAGAAAATTCAGGAACTTATTCCCACTCAGGTCTCTAATCAAGCATCAACATCTTTGTCTAAAAAATCATCAGATCATTTTGTACGTGGTGAAAAACAAATGGAGCAGGGACCACCATCAACTTCTGATCAGAGAGTTGATTCAAAGTCTTCTAGTCAGCTTCCTTCCATGGGTAATATGGTGCCCGTGAATATGACACGGCCTATGCAGGCACCACAAGGTCAACCAGGAATTCTTAACATGGCAAACAACCAGCTTGGCATGGCTCAGTTGCAGGCAGTGCAAGCATGGGCTCTAGAACGCAATATTGATCTTTCGCTACCTTCAAATGTCAACATTGTTTCACAGCTTTTTCCAATGCTCCAGCCTAGAATGCTAGTTCCCcatcaaaaaccaaatgaaaacaatATGGGACAACAGTCATCACCTGCTTCTGTCCCCAAACAGCAGATCAATTCTTTGTTTGCTGGGAAAGAGGCTTCTGCCCATGCTAATTCATTAAGTGATGTATCTGGACAGTCAAGCAGCACGAAAGCCAGGCAAATAGCTTCAACAAACCCCTTTGGTCAAAACATGAATGCCAGTGTTGTTAACAATACTAGCCATGCCAGCATGCAGCAGTTCAGTGTTCCTGGCATGGAAAACCAGTTATCTTCAAGATTACCAGTTTCTGGAAATACAATACCTCCAGTACATTCTTCCGAATCTTCTGGGAATGTGAACCAAAACATTGAACGTTCCCTTCAAGGAAAAACATCGTTAGGTACCCCGGAGAATGTGCAAACACAGTATGTCAGGCAGGTGAATCGATCATCTCCACAAACTGCTCTTCCTACTAGTGATGGGGGTTCTAGCAATTCAACCTTACCACAAGGTGGACACTCTAATCAGACGGCACAACAGCGGTTTGGGTTCACCAAACATCAATTGCATGTCTTAAAAGCCCAAATTTTAGCATTTAGGCGGCTAAAG AAAGGAGAAGGTACACTGCCGCAAGAACTTCTAAGGGCTATTGCACCTCCACCTCTGGATGTGCAGCAGCAGCAGTTTCTACCTCCTGGAAGTACTAGTCAGGATAAATCATCTGGGAAGACTGTGGAAGATACAGGGAATGTGGAGGCTACTGAGAAGGACTCCTTGTCTCTTGCATCAAGTAATGGACATAGATTTCCAAGAGAAGAAGTTTCAACTGGAGACGAAAAATCAAAGACGTCCACTTCGGATGTGCAACCTATGCCGCCTGCAATGAAGGAAACAGTACCTGTGGCATCTTCCGGAAAAGAAGAGCAGCAGACAACAGTCTCTGTTAAATCAGATCAGGAAACTGATCGTGGTTGTCAAAAGCCTCCTGGTAAAACTGATTTTCCAGTTGAAAGGGGAAAGGCTATTGCAAACCAAGCTGCTGTACCAGATGTTACGCAAGTTAAAAAACCTGCACCACCTAGTACACCCCAGTCAAAAGATGTTGGCGCTGCTAGGAAGTATCATGGACCCCTTTTTGACTTCCCATACTTCACCAGGAAACATGACTCATTTGGTTCAGCGATGGCAGttaacaacaataacaatttaaCGCTGGCTTATGATGTAAAAGATCTTCTTTTTGAGGAAGGCTTAGAAGTTATCAATAAGAAAAGGAcagaaaatttaaagaagatAGGTGGTTTGCTTGCTGTTAACTTAGAGAGGAAAAGAATCAGACCTGATTTGGTAGTACGAttgcaaattgaagaaaagaaactccGACTTTTAGATCTACAGGCACGTCTGAGAGATGAAATTGATCAACAGCAACAAGAGATAATGGCAATGCCTGATAGGCCCTATAGGAAGTTTGTACGCTTATGTGAGCGCCAGCGTATGGAGCTAACTCGACAAGTACAAGCCTCGCAGAAAGCCATGAGAGAAAAGCAACTGAAATCTGTTTTTCAGTGGCGTAAAAAACTTCTAGAGGCTCATTGGGCCATCCGTGATGCTCGAACTGCCCGCAATAGAGGAGTTGCCAAATATCACGAGAGAATGTTGAGGGAGttctctaaaagaaaagatgatgatAGGAACCGAAGGATGGAAGCTCTAAAGAATAATGATGTCGAAAGATATAGAGAAATGTTGTTGGAGCAGCAGACAAGCATGCCTGGTGATGCTGCTGAGAGATACTCTGTTCTATCATCATTTTTGACTCAGACTGAAGAATATCTTCATAAGCTAGGAAGCAAAATAACTGCTGCCAAGAGTCAGCAGGAGGTGGCAGAGGCCGCAAATATTGCTGCAGCTGCTGCACGATTGCAG GGTCTTTCAGAAGAAGAAGTTAGGGCGGCAGCTGCTTGTGCAGGAGAGGAAGTTATGATAAGAAACCGTTTTATGGAAATGAATGCTCCCAAGGATAGTTCATATGTGAACAA GTACTATAACCTTGCCCATGCTGTGAACGAGAGAATCGTGAGGCAACCCTCAATGTTACGGGCTGGAACCTTAAGAGATTATCAGCTT GTTGGGTTACAATGGATGCTTTCACTgtataacaataaattaaatggaatCTTGGCAGATGAGATGGGTCTTGGGAAGACTGTGCAG GTAATGGCATTGATTGCTTATTTGATGGAATTTAAAGGGAACTATGGCCCCCATCTTATAATTGTCCCCAATGCTGTTTTGGTCAACTGGAAG AGTGAGCTCCATACTTGGCTACCATCCGTATCATGCATTTATTATGTTGGTGGGAAGGATGAGCggtcaaaattattttcacag GAGGTTTGTGCCTTGAAATTTAATGTTCTCGTGACAACTTATGAGTTTATCATGTATGATCGCTCAAAGCTTTCAAAAATTGATTGGAAGtatattataattgatgaAGCACAAAGAATGAAGGACAGGGAATCAGTTTTAGCTCGTGACCTTGATAGGTACAGATGTCAGAGGCGCCTGCTCCTAACTGGGACACCGTTACAG AATGATTTGAAGGAACTTTGGTCGCTTCTTAATCTCCTTCTTCCAGAAGTGTTTGATAATCGAAAAGCTTTTCATGATTGGTTCTCAAAACCCTTTCAGAAGGAAGGCCCCACTCCAAATGCTGAAGATGATTGGCTTGAGactgagaaaaaaattattattatccaCCGACTTCATCAAATTCTTGAGCCATTTATGCTCCGTCGGCGTGTTGAAGATGTTGAAGGATCACTTCCACCCAAG GTTTCCATAGTGTTGAGGTGTAGGATGTCAGCCTTTCAGAGTGCTGTATATGACTGGATTAAGGCCACCGGCACTCTTCGTGTTGATCCAGAAGATGAGAAACTGAGAGTTCAGAAAAATCCGAATTACCAGCCTAAAGTgtataaaacattaaataacAGATGTATGGAACTAAGGAAAACTTGTAACCACCCATTGCTTAACTATCCATATTATGGTGACTTCTCCAAGGACTTCCTGGTAAGATCATGCGGAAAACTGTGGATCCTGGACAGGATCCTTATAAAACTCCAGAAGACAGGGCATAGAGTACTGCTTTTTAGTacaatgacaaaactacttgATATATTAGAGGAGTACTTGCAATGGCGGCGACTCATATATAGAAGGATTGATGGTACAACTAGTTTGGAGGATCGTGAGTCTGCCATAGTGGACTTCAATAGCCCTGATTCAGACTGCTTTATATTCTTGCTGAGTATACGGGCTGCAGGTCGTGGTCTTAATCTTCAGTCTGCTGACACGGTTATTATTTATGATCCTGATCCTAACCCTAAAAATGAGGAGCAAGCTGTTGCTAGAGCACATCGAATTGGACAAACAAGAGAAGTCAAAGTCATCTACATGGAAGCAGTGGTCGATAAGTTCTCTAGTAATCAGAAAGAAGATGAGCTAAGAAGTGGTGGGTCGGGAGATTTAGAAGATGATTTTGCTGGTAAGGATCGATATATGGGATCGATTGAGAGTCTTATAAGAAATAACATACAGCAGTATAAGATAGATATGGCAGATGAGGTCATCAATGCTGGGCGTTTTGATCAGAGAACAACGCATGAAGAGAGGCGTCTCACTTTAGAGACATTGTTGCACGACGAAGAGCGATATCAAGAAACTGTCCATGATGTTCCTTCACTTCAGGAGGTGAATCGAATGATTGCTAGAAGTGAAGATGAGGTTGAATTGTTTGATCAAATGGATGAAGAGTTTGATTGGACAGAAGAAATGACACGGTATGATCAGATACCTAAGTGGCTTCGAGCAAGTACAAGAGAAGTAAATAATGCTATTGCTAATTTATCCAAAAAAccttcaaaaaatatattatttggtGCTGGTTATGGTTTGGAATCCAGTGAACTTGGATCTGATTCATCCCTTCGaactgaaagaaaaagaggcaGACCAAAGGGTAAGAAGATCCCTAATTACAAGGAAATGGATGATGATAATGGAGAGTTCTCAGAAGCAAGCTCCGATGAGAGAAATGGGTACTCTGTCCAGGAAGAAGAGGGAGAAATTGCAGAgtttgaagatgatgaatatAGTAGAGGCATTGAGGCAACGCAACTTAACAAGGATCAGATGGAAGATGGTCCTGATTGCGATGCTAGGTATGACTACCCTCGGGATGGCGCTAGAAATAATCATTTGCTTGAAGAAGCTGGCTCTTCAGGCTCCTCTTCAAGCAGTCGAAGGTTGACACAGATGGTGTCTCCTGTTTCTTCTCAGAAATTTGGTTTCTTGTCTGCCTTAGATGCCAGGCCTAGTTCCCTTTCAAAGAGACTG CCTGATGAATTAGAGGAAGGGGAAATTGCAATATCTGGCGACTCTCACATGGAGAACCAACAATCTGAAAGTTGGATTCATGATCGTGAAGATGGGGAAGAGGAACAGGTACTGCAACCCAAGATAAAACGTAAGAGGAGTCTTAGGCTTAGGCCACGCCCTCCAGCAGAAAGGCGAGAAGAGAAGATTTATAATGAAACCCAATCTCTTCAGTATGGAGATTCTTCATCTCCTTCTCCCTTTCTAGCGGACCataaattttccaaatttaagaATGATCCTGAGGCTAAACCATATGGGGATTCCAATTCCTTGAAGCATGAACAAAATGAATCATCTTCGAAGAATCGGCGTAATTTATCTGCTAGAAGGGTGGCACCTTCATCAAAATTGCACTCGTCTCCTAAATCTAGCAGATTGAATTCTGTGACTAGATCTGCAGATGATGCAGTTGAACATTCTAGAGAAAATTGGGATGGCAAACAATCTAACACTGGTGGAAATTCAGGTTTTGGTTCTAAGATGCCTGACATAATCCAGAGGAGG tGCAAGAATGTTATCAGCAAACTTCAAAGTAGAACTGACAAAGAAGGGCATCAAATTGTGCCGTTGTTAACAGATCTGTGGAAACGGATGGGGAATTCTAGTTTACCAAGTGGAGTCAGTAATAACATTTTGGATCTACGGAAGATTGATCAACGCATAGACAGATTAGAGTACAATGGAGTTATGGAGTTGGTGTTTGATGTTCAATTTATGTTGAAGGGTGCCATGCAGTTCTATGGGTTCTCACATGAG GTAAGATTCGAGGCTAAAAAAGTACATGACCTCTTCTTTGATATTCTGAAGATTGCATTTCCAGACACAGATTTTCGAGAAGCTCGAAATGCTCTGTCTTTCCAAAGTCCAGGGTCTTCTGCTGCTGCTACTATGAGGGAGAGACCTGCTGGCCAAATCAAAAGACAGAAGATGGTGCATGACATGGACACTGACTCGGGTCCGCCGCATAAATCCCTGCATCGTGGACCTGTGTCTGGGGAAGAAACGAGGGCCACCAGAGGTCACCTAATAGCACAGAAAGAAACAAGATTTGGTAGTGGAAGTGGAAGTAAGGATCAATATCAGATAGAAGAACCCCCGCTTCTTACTCATCCTGGGGAGCTAGTTATctgcaagaaaaaaagaaaagacagagAAAAATCAATAGTCAAGCCAAGGACTGGATCTGGTGGCCCGGTCTCACCACCGCCTAGCGGTGCTCGTGGTATTAGAAGTCCAGGTCTCAGTTCAGTTCCAAAAGACAGCAAACAATCTCAGGGATGGCCCAACCAGCCTCAATCTGCCAACGGCAGCGGTGGTGGACCTGTTAGTTGGGCAAATCCTGTGAAGAGATTAAGAACAGATGCTGGAAAGAGGAGGCCCAGCCATATCTGA